From the Gallaecimonas mangrovi genome, one window contains:
- a CDS encoding EVE domain-containing protein codes for MPYWLLKTEPDLFSIRDLAEKNTTPWDGVRNYQARNFMDQMRLGDRVFLYHSSCKEVGIAGIGEVVRESYPDVSQFDDKSPYFDPKSDPAKPRWRCVDIGFVESWPKVLPLARLKSEAALADMPLVQKGSRLSVMPVTDQQWQHILGIKP; via the coding sequence ATGCCTTACTGGTTGCTGAAGACAGAGCCGGATCTCTTCTCTATTCGTGATCTAGCCGAAAAAAATACCACGCCATGGGACGGTGTTCGCAATTATCAGGCCCGCAACTTCATGGATCAGATGCGACTGGGCGATCGCGTCTTCCTTTACCATTCCAGCTGTAAAGAGGTTGGGATCGCCGGAATTGGCGAGGTGGTCAGAGAAAGCTATCCCGACGTCAGCCAGTTTGACGACAAAAGCCCCTACTTTGATCCTAAATCAGATCCCGCCAAGCCGCGCTGGCGCTGTGTGGACATCGGCTTTGTTGAAAGTTGGCCAAAGGTGCTACCGCTGGCACGCCTAAAAAGCGAGGCGGCGCTGGCCGATATGCCCTTGGTGCAAAAAGGTAGTCGCCTGTCGGTGATGCCGGTAACAGACCAGCAATGGCAGCATATTTTAGGGATCAAACCATGA
- the phoU gene encoding phosphate signaling complex protein PhoU produces the protein MDNMNLSRHISGQFNQELEQVRNMVLTMGGLVEKQLDDAIRAVHDRDAILAEKVVEGDRQVNAMEVAIDEECTRIIAKRQPAASDLRLVIAIIKTIADLERIGDTAERIAKIALGSFESQQLSLVVSLESMAYHVLKMVRDTLDAFARMDVDAALSLHAEDVRVDREYESLFRELMTYMMEDPRSIPKVIEVMWAARALERIGDRCQNICEYIIYFVKGKDVRHIARADFENDIKGH, from the coding sequence ATGGACAACATGAATCTTTCCCGGCATATCTCCGGCCAGTTTAATCAGGAACTGGAACAGGTGCGCAATATGGTGCTGACCATGGGCGGCCTGGTGGAAAAGCAACTGGATGATGCCATTCGCGCCGTTCATGACCGTGATGCCATCCTGGCGGAAAAAGTGGTGGAAGGCGATCGCCAAGTGAACGCCATGGAAGTGGCTATCGATGAAGAATGCACCCGCATTATTGCCAAGCGCCAGCCGGCGGCTTCTGATCTGCGTTTGGTGATTGCCATTATTAAAACCATTGCCGATTTGGAGCGCATTGGGGATACCGCCGAGCGTATTGCCAAAATCGCCTTGGGCAGTTTTGAAAGCCAGCAGTTAAGCCTGGTGGTCAGCCTGGAATCGATGGCTTATCACGTGCTGAAAATGGTGCGCGACACCCTTGATGCCTTTGCCCGTATGGATGTGGACGCGGCGCTTTCCCTACATGCCGAAGACGTGCGAGTTGACCGCGAATATGAATCGCTGTTTCGCGAATTGATGACCTACATGATGGAAGATCCGCGCTCCATTCCAAAAGTCATTGAAGTGATGTGGGCGGCGCGCGCGTTAGAGCGTATTGGTGACAGGTGCCAAAATATCTGTGAATACATTATCTATTTTGTAAAAGGTAAAGACGTGCGACATATCGCCCGCGCCGATTTTGAGAATGATATTAAAGGACATTAA
- the pstB gene encoding phosphate ABC transporter ATP-binding protein PstB, which produces MTASNQPLDLSNLPAEKTALAIDGLNLFYGKKQALFNISMAIPKRKVTAFIGPSGCGKSTLLRSINRMNDLIDGCRVEGNILLGGKNIYDKYVDVAALRRQVGMVFQRPNPFPKSIYENVVYGLRLQGINDRRVLDEAVEKSLTGAALWDEVKDRLDENAFGLSSGQQQRLVIARAIAIEPEVLLLDEPTSALDPISTLTIEELINDLKKQFTVVIVTHNMQQAGRVSDQTAFMYMGELVEYADTNSIFTKPAKKKTEDYITGRYG; this is translated from the coding sequence ATGACTGCGAGCAATCAACCCTTGGATTTGAGCAATTTGCCAGCGGAAAAAACCGCCCTTGCCATCGATGGCCTGAATCTCTTTTATGGCAAAAAGCAGGCGCTGTTTAATATCAGCATGGCCATTCCCAAGCGTAAAGTAACCGCTTTTATCGGCCCGTCTGGCTGCGGCAAATCAACGCTGCTGCGCAGTATTAACCGCATGAACGATTTGATTGATGGTTGCCGGGTAGAGGGCAACATTTTGCTGGGCGGCAAAAACATCTATGACAAATATGTGGACGTGGCCGCGCTTCGCCGGCAAGTGGGTATGGTATTTCAGCGCCCCAATCCGTTTCCTAAATCCATTTATGAAAACGTGGTTTATGGCCTGCGTTTGCAGGGCATTAACGATAGGCGCGTGCTCGATGAAGCGGTAGAAAAGTCGCTGACCGGGGCGGCGTTGTGGGACGAAGTAAAAGACCGTCTCGATGAAAACGCCTTTGGACTTTCCAGTGGTCAGCAGCAACGTTTGGTGATTGCCCGCGCCATAGCCATTGAACCGGAAGTGCTGTTACTTGATGAGCCAACCTCGGCGCTGGACCCTATTTCTACCTTGACCATCGAAGAGCTTATCAACGATTTGAAAAAGCAATTCACCGTGGTGATTGTGACGCACAATATGCAACAGGCTGGCCGGGTTTCTGATCAAACCGCCTTTATGTACATGGGAGAGCTGGTTGAGTATGCCGATACCAACAGCATTTTCACCAAACCGGCCAAGAAGAAAACCGAAGACTACATCACCGGGCGCTACGGTTAA
- the pstA gene encoding phosphate ABC transporter permease PstA produces the protein MKRWFKSGSPWIWMTAGAVSISLISVLGLMLLIAWRGLTYFWPADVYQMQVRQADGSVQQVIGEIYDRQAISVQRLRDAGATLPGLPSDGSVTRYLIKTGNRDQLGLDFRTLLAPNVLSKQTPADIAVLERQENGNFYGYIQSLEINGKTISGSNIKAALAQQVADVGALRQRADDIQDKDIGHINYQLQQLHLKERGDQLNHQFTASDEQLIDQQRQRLHEQYQVLAKQLFTLRHAMDNRLVTVKMMGGKAVQLPLAQVLDVSYPNNMTTTQKVARYFSGIWHFVSDPPREANTEGGVFPAIFGTVFMVLLMSVIVTPFGVMAAVYLHEYAGKNAITKVIRIAVINLAGVPSIVYGVFGLGFFVYFLGRNIDKLFFPAALPNPTFGTPGILWSALTLAILTLPVVIVSTEEGLSRIPFSLRQGSLALGATQAETLWRIVLPMASPAIMTGLILAVARAAGEVAPLMLVGVVKLAPSLPVDGNFPFVHLDRKFMHLGFHIYDVAFQSPNVEAARPLVYATAFLLVIVIVALNITAIGIRNHLRDKFRALEH, from the coding sequence ATGAAGCGTTGGTTTAAATCAGGCTCTCCGTGGATTTGGATGACAGCAGGCGCGGTCAGTATCAGCCTTATCTCGGTACTTGGCTTGATGCTGTTAATCGCTTGGCGCGGCTTAACTTACTTTTGGCCGGCCGATGTTTATCAAATGCAGGTACGCCAAGCCGACGGCAGTGTGCAGCAGGTGATTGGTGAAATTTACGATCGCCAAGCCATTTCGGTGCAGCGCTTGCGTGATGCGGGTGCGACCTTGCCAGGTTTACCTAGCGATGGTTCGGTAACCCGCTATTTGATTAAAACCGGCAACCGTGACCAGCTGGGGCTGGATTTTCGTACGCTATTAGCGCCCAACGTCTTATCAAAGCAAACGCCCGCCGATATTGCGGTGCTAGAGCGCCAGGAAAACGGCAATTTTTATGGCTATATTCAATCGCTTGAAATAAATGGTAAGACCATTTCTGGCAGTAACATCAAAGCGGCATTAGCGCAGCAAGTGGCAGACGTTGGCGCCCTTCGCCAGCGTGCTGATGATATCCAAGATAAGGATATCGGCCATATCAACTACCAATTGCAACAGCTGCACTTAAAAGAGCGAGGCGACCAGCTTAACCACCAGTTTACCGCCAGTGACGAGCAGCTGATTGACCAACAGCGCCAACGTTTACACGAGCAATATCAAGTGCTTGCCAAACAGTTGTTTACGCTTCGCCACGCCATGGATAACCGTTTAGTCACGGTAAAAATGATGGGCGGTAAAGCGGTGCAATTGCCGTTGGCACAAGTGCTGGATGTCAGCTACCCCAACAACATGACCACCACCCAAAAAGTGGCGCGTTATTTCAGCGGCATTTGGCATTTTGTGTCTGACCCGCCCCGTGAAGCCAATACCGAAGGTGGCGTGTTCCCGGCCATTTTCGGCACCGTCTTTATGGTGCTGTTGATGTCGGTGATTGTTACCCCCTTTGGGGTAATGGCGGCGGTATATCTGCATGAATACGCCGGTAAAAACGCCATTACTAAGGTCATTCGTATTGCCGTTATCAACCTGGCTGGGGTGCCTTCTATTGTTTACGGCGTCTTCGGTTTGGGGTTCTTTGTCTATTTTCTTGGCAGAAATATCGACAAGCTGTTTTTCCCGGCCGCCTTACCTAACCCGACTTTCGGTACCCCTGGCATTTTGTGGTCGGCGTTAACGCTGGCGATTTTAACGCTGCCAGTGGTGATTGTTTCCACTGAAGAAGGCCTTAGCCGCATTCCCTTTAGTTTGCGCCAGGGCTCGCTGGCCCTGGGCGCTACGCAAGCCGAGACCTTGTGGCGGATAGTGTTACCGATGGCAAGCCCGGCTATTATGACCGGCCTTATTCTGGCGGTGGCCCGCGCCGCCGGTGAAGTGGCGCCGTTGATGCTGGTGGGGGTGGTGAAATTGGCGCCGTCGTTACCGGTTGACGGCAATTTCCCCTTTGTACATCTCGATAGAAAATTCATGCACTTGGGCTTTCATATCTATGATGTTGCCTTTCAAAGCCCCAATGTAGAGGCGGCGCGGCCGCTGGTTTATGCCACGGCCTTTTTGCTGGTCATTGTGATTGTGGCCCTGAACATTACTGCCATTGGTATTCGTAATCACTTGCGCGACAAATTCCGGGCTCTGGAACACTAA
- the ppk2 gene encoding polyphosphate kinase 2, which yields MNKEKYLAELERLQIELVKLQQWIQQQKLRVVVLFEGRDAAGKGGIIKTITAHLNPRHVKTVALGVPTEREENQWYFQRYVPHLPAAGEMVLFDRSWYNRAGVEKVMGFCSHDQYQRFMSACPTFEKLLVDDGIIVIKYWLNVSPEEQQRRFQSRLDNPLKRWKFSEMDLEGRERWQAYSKARDTMLDSTDTEHCPWFIVDANNKKKARLNCIRHLLTVLPYHATTFPHVELGEVKGKELPPGQDRHWITAHY from the coding sequence ATGAACAAGGAAAAGTACCTGGCAGAACTAGAACGTCTGCAAATCGAGTTGGTAAAGCTGCAGCAATGGATACAACAGCAAAAACTCAGGGTGGTGGTGCTGTTTGAAGGCCGCGATGCCGCAGGCAAAGGCGGCATTATTAAAACCATTACCGCCCACCTCAACCCCCGGCACGTAAAAACCGTTGCGTTAGGGGTGCCCACCGAACGTGAAGAAAACCAGTGGTATTTTCAGCGCTACGTGCCACACCTGCCTGCGGCTGGCGAAATGGTGCTGTTTGACCGCTCTTGGTATAACCGCGCCGGCGTAGAAAAGGTCATGGGGTTTTGTAGCCACGACCAGTACCAACGCTTTATGAGCGCCTGCCCGACCTTTGAAAAGCTACTTGTTGATGACGGCATCATCGTTATCAAGTACTGGTTGAATGTGTCACCAGAAGAGCAGCAGCGCCGATTCCAGTCGCGCCTTGATAACCCATTAAAACGCTGGAAGTTTTCAGAAATGGACTTGGAAGGCAGAGAACGCTGGCAGGCCTATTCCAAGGCGCGCGATACCATGCTAGACAGCACCGATACCGAGCATTGCCCCTGGTTTATCGTCGATGCCAACAACAAGAAAAAGGCCCGGCTGAACTGCATTCGCCACTTATTAACGGTATTGCCCTACCACGCTACTACCTTTCCCCATGTCGAACTGGGTGAGGTTAAAGGTAAAGAATTGCCACCAGGTCAAGACCGCCACTGGATAACGGCCCATTATTAA